One window of the Streptomyces sp. WZ-12 genome contains the following:
- a CDS encoding ATP-binding protein, protein MEELPSPEDPSFSYLLGRLALIEERVRQAVTVTNEDAAPSLADSLLGIHMSPEHIMKLFDQPRAHLLDESHNQELRAELEAWADHLEHTGVRLRLRELIRAFSLSSLDIEVLLIALAPEVDARFGQFYAYLNSDITCRRATIQLALLLCSASTASAADRARFTLHAPLVGGGLLTLQESEGPWPSQTLRVANRVVAHLLGDDSLDEGLIDTAYLACPQLLPMAVAHCQATQRLAAAVVRGEPLAYIQQDDPHTATALAVDAVTAAEESALVLHLGKDTSTEQVALLVSTALREARLRNCALIIGPADRTIPHLPSHALVPSWQDQPLPMIVTGACSWDPAWSQRLPLRITASPPTPAERTAQWQAALGELASQLPSAAAEMAASYRLSAKHIHQTVDAARRHAELEGTAVNLSHLRTSARVHNAAGLERLARRISPTARWEELILPLLPRSQLRELPLRARHRDLVIGTWRMRPANSRGLGVTALFSGESGTGKTLAAEVVAADLGLDLYVVDLASVVDKYIGETEKNLDRIFTEATNVNAVLLFDEADALFAKRTQVQDAHDRYANLETAYLLQRLESFDGLAMMTTNLHANLDPAFTRRLDMIIHFPLPDAHHRRLLWDQCLGTSVPRDDDLDLTRLANTFDLVGGSIRSCALTAAYQAAVSHRPISTASLLNAVRTEYRKLRRLINEEEFTVS, encoded by the coding sequence ATGGAGGAGTTGCCCAGCCCCGAAGACCCGAGTTTCTCCTACCTCCTAGGGCGCCTCGCCCTCATCGAGGAGCGGGTTCGCCAAGCCGTGACCGTGACCAACGAAGATGCTGCCCCGTCCCTCGCGGATTCACTGCTGGGCATCCACATGTCGCCCGAGCACATCATGAAGCTGTTCGACCAGCCACGCGCTCACCTCCTCGACGAGAGTCACAACCAAGAACTGCGGGCCGAACTCGAAGCATGGGCGGACCATCTGGAGCACACCGGTGTGCGGCTGCGGCTCCGTGAGCTCATCAGGGCCTTCTCACTGTCCTCTCTGGACATCGAAGTACTGCTGATCGCCCTGGCACCAGAAGTAGACGCCCGATTCGGGCAGTTCTATGCCTATCTCAACAGCGACATCACCTGCCGGCGGGCCACCATTCAACTGGCACTTCTCTTGTGCTCCGCCTCAACCGCCAGTGCCGCGGACCGAGCCCGCTTCACCCTCCATGCACCCCTCGTCGGCGGGGGCCTCTTGACCCTTCAGGAATCCGAGGGACCCTGGCCATCCCAGACACTGCGCGTAGCCAACCGCGTCGTCGCGCACCTTTTGGGAGACGATTCTCTAGATGAAGGGCTCATCGACACCGCCTACCTGGCCTGCCCTCAACTCCTTCCGATGGCGGTTGCGCACTGCCAGGCCACACAGCGTCTAGCCGCGGCTGTAGTCCGAGGGGAACCCTTGGCGTACATCCAGCAGGACGACCCCCACACCGCCACGGCCCTGGCCGTCGATGCAGTCACAGCCGCCGAAGAGTCAGCCTTGGTGCTTCACCTAGGCAAGGACACATCGACAGAGCAAGTCGCCCTCTTGGTATCTACGGCCCTGCGCGAAGCACGACTGCGCAACTGTGCTCTCATCATCGGCCCAGCCGACCGAACGATACCGCACCTTCCCTCTCACGCACTTGTGCCATCGTGGCAGGATCAGCCACTACCCATGATCGTCACCGGAGCATGCTCCTGGGACCCTGCTTGGAGTCAACGCCTTCCTCTTCGCATCACCGCCTCGCCACCGACTCCCGCCGAGCGCACGGCGCAGTGGCAGGCTGCCCTTGGCGAGTTGGCCAGTCAACTTCCGAGCGCTGCCGCTGAGATGGCAGCCTCCTATCGGCTCTCGGCCAAGCACATTCACCAAACCGTCGACGCCGCTCGCCGCCACGCCGAACTTGAGGGCACAGCTGTCAACCTCAGCCACCTGCGCACCTCTGCCCGAGTGCATAACGCCGCCGGACTGGAACGCCTTGCGCGTCGCATCTCCCCCACCGCGCGCTGGGAGGAACTTATATTGCCGCTGCTACCACGATCCCAGCTCAGGGAACTCCCGCTGCGGGCACGCCATCGTGACCTGGTTATTGGCACGTGGAGGATGCGTCCGGCGAACAGCCGTGGGCTCGGCGTCACAGCTCTGTTCTCCGGTGAGTCTGGTACCGGCAAGACCTTGGCAGCAGAAGTTGTCGCTGCCGACCTTGGTCTCGACCTCTACGTCGTCGACCTGGCCTCCGTCGTCGACAAGTACATCGGCGAAACTGAGAAAAATCTCGACCGCATATTCACCGAAGCGACCAATGTCAATGCTGTCCTCTTGTTCGACGAAGCCGACGCCCTTTTCGCCAAGCGAACACAAGTCCAGGACGCCCATGACCGCTATGCCAACCTCGAGACTGCCTACCTCCTTCAGCGTCTTGAGAGCTTCGACGGCTTGGCCATGATGACCACCAATCTTCACGCCAACCTGGACCCAGCCTTTACTCGGCGGCTAGACATGATCATCCACTTCCCCCTCCCCGATGCACACCATCGGCGGCTGTTGTGGGACCAATGCCTGGGAACATCCGTTCCCAGGGACGATGACCTTGACCTCACTCGCCTGGCCAACACCTTCGACCTCGTGGGGGGAAGCATCCGTTCCTGTGCTCTGACCGCGGCCTACCAAGCAGCCGTCAGTCATCGACCCATCAGCACGGCAAGCCTACTCAACGCCGTCCGCACCGAATATCGAAAACTCCGACGCCTCATCAATGAAGAAGAATTCACCGTTTCCTAA
- a CDS encoding IS3 family transposase produces the protein MYGSPRVHAVLKREGTRVGRKRVERLMREADLAGISPRRTGFTRRDPKATLAPDLVNRDFTAPAPNRLWVTDLTMISTGEGPLWLSAIRDAFSRRVVAWETSARADADLVLTTLEYALASREVEPGKLIHHADHGCQYTSIKLTTRLLRAGVDASMGSVGDSHDNALAENLWMLIKTECVRGRVFATRAEANLALFEYTDGFYNSRRTQERLGFLSPIEFEEKYYAEQATAERANLKPRQPLLTS, from the coding sequence ATCTACGGCTCTCCGCGCGTGCATGCCGTGCTGAAACGCGAGGGCACACGCGTGGGCCGCAAGCGGGTCGAGCGCCTGATGCGCGAGGCCGACCTGGCGGGCATCAGCCCGCGCCGCACAGGCTTCACGCGCCGGGATCCGAAGGCCACACTCGCCCCGGACCTGGTCAACCGGGACTTCACCGCACCGGCGCCGAACCGGCTGTGGGTCACCGACCTGACGATGATCTCGACCGGCGAGGGCCCGCTGTGGCTGTCGGCGATCCGGGACGCGTTCTCCCGCCGGGTGGTGGCCTGGGAGACCTCCGCCCGCGCGGACGCCGACCTGGTCCTGACCACGCTGGAGTACGCCCTCGCGTCCCGCGAGGTCGAGCCCGGCAAGCTCATCCACCATGCCGACCACGGCTGTCAGTACACATCCATCAAGCTCACAACTCGCCTGCTGCGGGCAGGAGTTGACGCGTCCATGGGCTCCGTCGGGGACAGCCACGACAACGCCCTCGCGGAGAACCTGTGGATGCTGATCAAGACCGAGTGCGTGCGCGGCCGCGTCTTCGCCACACGTGCCGAGGCGAACCTCGCGCTCTTCGAGTACACAGACGGCTTCTATAACTCCCGCCGCACCCAGGAACGACTCGGCTTCCTCAGCCCGATCGAATTCGAGGAGAAGTACTACGCCGAGCAGGCAACGGCCGAACGAGCGAACCTGAAACCCCGTCAACCCCTCCTGACCAGCTGA
- a CDS encoding IS5 family transposase — MLVYPSALDLSTSHLRFLTAQLAAHRAGRGTRWRRLPAGRQALLVLAHLRCGHTYAQLAAGFKVGLSTVYRYVAEAVELLAALAPELAAAVKAAQGKAFVILDGTLLPIDRIAADRPFYSGKHRKHGMNVQVLTDPHGRLLWASPALPGAVHDIKAARTHGIINALSDADLACWADKGYQGAGGSVRVPFRGRHNNLSAGQQAVNVAHARIRALGEQAMATLKTWRLLRKLRCSTTRITGVVQAVLTLHLNCSK, encoded by the coding sequence GTGCTTGTCTACCCGTCCGCGCTCGACCTGTCCACTTCCCACCTGCGGTTTCTGACGGCTCAACTGGCTGCACACCGGGCCGGGCGGGGTACGCGCTGGCGCCGGCTGCCCGCTGGCCGACAGGCCCTGCTGGTGTTGGCGCACCTGCGCTGTGGGCACACGTATGCGCAGCTCGCAGCCGGGTTCAAGGTTGGTCTCAGCACCGTCTACCGATATGTCGCCGAAGCCGTGGAACTGCTGGCCGCCCTGGCGCCGGAGCTCGCGGCGGCGGTGAAGGCGGCACAGGGCAAGGCGTTCGTCATCTTGGACGGGACCCTGCTGCCGATCGACCGGATCGCCGCCGACCGACCCTTCTATTCGGGCAAGCATCGCAAGCACGGGATGAACGTGCAGGTCCTCACCGACCCGCACGGCCGACTGTTGTGGGCATCGCCCGCCCTGCCCGGCGCCGTCCACGACATCAAGGCCGCCCGCACTCACGGCATCATCAACGCCCTGTCTGATGCCGACCTGGCCTGCTGGGCGGACAAGGGATACCAGGGCGCCGGCGGGAGTGTCCGGGTGCCCTTCCGCGGCCGGCACAACAACCTCTCCGCAGGTCAGCAAGCTGTTAACGTCGCACATGCGCGCATTCGGGCTCTCGGAGAGCAGGCGATGGCCACGCTCAAAACGTGGCGCCTCCTGCGCAAACTCCGCTGCAGCACCACCCGCATCACCGGCGTCGTTCAAGCAGTGCTGACGCTTCACCTGAACTGCTCAAAGTGA
- a CDS encoding HNH endonuclease, translating into MVQYYLLAQDVFRLGRLQWVMETSLLKTLAGKHRSTVTKMARKYKSIVETPEGPRTCLTVTVLRDRGRKPLVARFGGIPLKRQRKAVLTDRRPVMASAKRNELIHRLIAECCEICEARTNLEVHHVRKLADLNRPGRRDKPDWVHLMAKRRRKTLVICRRCHEDIHAGRGTAPPRK; encoded by the coding sequence TTGGTCCAGTACTACCTTCTTGCCCAGGACGTGTTCCGCCTGGGCAGGCTCCAGTGGGTCATGGAGACCTCGCTGCTGAAGACGCTGGCCGGGAAGCACCGGTCGACGGTCACGAAGATGGCTCGGAAGTACAAGAGCATCGTCGAGACACCTGAGGGACCGCGAACCTGTCTGACCGTCACCGTTCTACGCGACCGGGGGAGGAAACCGCTGGTCGCCCGCTTCGGCGGGATACCGCTCAAACGACAGCGCAAGGCCGTCCTCACCGACAGGCGGCCGGTCATGGCCAGTGCGAAGCGAAACGAGCTGATCCACCGGCTCATCGCCGAGTGCTGCGAGATCTGCGAAGCCCGGACGAATCTTGAGGTCCACCACGTCCGCAAGCTCGCCGACCTCAACCGGCCCGGACGTCGGGACAAGCCCGACTGGGTGCACCTCATGGCTAAACGACGGCGCAAGACCCTGGTGATCTGCCGTCGCTGCCACGAGGACATCCATGCCGGGCGGGGCACCGCGCCACCACGGAAGTGA
- a CDS encoding phage tail protein, whose product MTTSHSDNTPAITGQGHTAQLLPSIYTQDHVVRAFAAGIDALLDPMAHALDSFPNLFDPWSAPATFLDWLVHISGARTEPGWSEQRRRAAIDSCGWINARIGTPQALIAEARDVYGWKLSITEPHGVNPDDRIVQIIARQLVSEQGSDLDLNEPRVREQFDRLVRAHCPAHLEYKIAAGLYLVVKSGPYWADVAVNIHNRDTGEEVEVKVDWGDGIVEDVDGTTCFHTYKDPGPGPEYEPGPFTIKVWEESKEGEGAIAEGEFTPLPLELEAGSNGNPYSIAVGVAQAQPTAGSGAPKVKVNFELAGSNDITQELNASDDGEASTTQRMGRSGTVKIAATQDTENTSRAKTIHLEILELMSIVIEPLSSGRSTATEPATS is encoded by the coding sequence ATGACGACTTCCCATTCCGACAACACGCCCGCAATCACCGGGCAGGGCCACACCGCACAACTACTCCCCTCCATCTACACGCAAGACCATGTCGTCCGAGCCTTCGCCGCGGGAATCGACGCACTCCTCGACCCCATGGCACACGCCCTCGACAGCTTCCCTAACCTCTTCGACCCCTGGAGTGCACCCGCAACCTTCCTCGACTGGCTCGTCCACATCAGCGGAGCCCGCACCGAACCCGGCTGGTCCGAACAACGCCGCCGCGCCGCCATCGACAGCTGCGGATGGATCAATGCCCGCATCGGAACACCCCAAGCACTCATCGCCGAAGCCCGCGACGTGTATGGATGGAAACTGAGCATCACCGAACCCCACGGCGTAAACCCTGACGACCGCATTGTGCAAATCATCGCCCGCCAACTCGTCTCCGAACAAGGCAGCGATTTGGATCTCAACGAACCAAGAGTCCGCGAACAATTCGACCGGCTCGTGCGGGCTCACTGCCCCGCCCACCTCGAATATAAGATCGCCGCCGGCCTGTATCTGGTCGTCAAATCTGGCCCATATTGGGCCGACGTCGCGGTCAACATTCATAACCGGGACACAGGTGAAGAGGTAGAAGTTAAAGTGGACTGGGGAGATGGTATCGTAGAGGACGTAGATGGAACCACCTGCTTCCACACTTACAAGGATCCTGGACCGGGACCAGAATATGAGCCCGGCCCGTTCACCATCAAAGTCTGGGAGGAAAGCAAGGAGGGTGAAGGCGCAATAGCTGAAGGAGAATTTACTCCCCTCCCTCTCGAACTCGAAGCTGGCTCTAATGGTAATCCGTACTCTATCGCCGTCGGAGTCGCTCAGGCGCAACCCACCGCCGGATCAGGAGCCCCTAAAGTCAAAGTTAATTTCGAACTAGCGGGCTCAAATGACATTACTCAAGAACTAAACGCCTCTGATGATGGCGAGGCGTCCACAACTCAACGGATGGGGCGTTCTGGCACCGTCAAGATCGCGGCCACTCAAGACACCGAAAACACCTCCCGCGCTAAAACCATCCATTTGGAAATTCTCGAATTAATGTCTATTGTGATTGAACCTCTTTCATCTGGGCGCAGCACCGCTACGGAACCGGCAACCTCATGA
- a CDS encoding ImmA/IrrE family metallo-endopeptidase: MSSFYDPESELDKLGIPIQYIQLNDVLATWDPESGKVYCSTGLSPMQKRCALTHEVAHITLKHRRCSYLATEDATTVAAVAQERGAEMWAARKLVSAVQLAAARECGLPPTVVARELGVTLRVYRARLLAEHQDEQRWLGNLDELVGV; encoded by the coding sequence ATGTCTTCTTTTTATGACCCCGAATCGGAGCTCGACAAGCTGGGCATCCCAATCCAATACATCCAGCTCAACGATGTTCTAGCCACGTGGGATCCGGAGAGCGGCAAGGTGTACTGCAGCACCGGGCTGAGCCCAATGCAGAAGCGTTGCGCGCTGACGCATGAGGTCGCTCATATCACGCTGAAGCATCGCCGTTGTTCCTATCTCGCCACCGAAGACGCCACGACGGTGGCTGCCGTTGCTCAAGAAAGAGGCGCTGAAATGTGGGCCGCGCGTAAGCTTGTGAGCGCGGTGCAGCTGGCTGCCGCCCGTGAGTGCGGGCTACCGCCTACAGTGGTCGCAAGGGAACTCGGCGTTACTCTCCGGGTATATCGTGCGCGGCTGCTCGCCGAGCACCAAGACGAGCAGCGTTGGCTGGGCAACCTCGATGAACTCGTCGGTGTCTGA